From a single Chloracidobacterium thermophilum B genomic region:
- a CDS encoding PhzF family phenazine biosynthesis protein translates to MPIQLTVVDAFTDKPFRGNPAAVCLLDEALDRTLMQSIALEMNLSETAFVLPDADGRWQLRWFTPEAEVQLCGHATLAAAHVLYEQGRVPANDVVLFQTASGVLTCVRHADGDIEMDFPAIPVTPTVAPMELFAALGVPLAYVGASESNYLVEVENEDILRSIQPDMRLLATLPKWGTIVTCRATAQDGLPDHDFVSRFFAPAKGVGEDPVTGSAHCSLAPYWSAKLGKTRLIGFQASRRGGIVHVEDRGTRVNLGGRAVTVLHGSFHF, encoded by the coding sequence ATGCCCATTCAGCTTACGGTAGTGGACGCTTTCACGGACAAACCTTTCCGGGGCAATCCGGCGGCGGTATGTCTGCTCGATGAAGCCCTTGACCGGACGCTCATGCAGTCCATTGCCCTGGAAATGAACCTGTCGGAAACAGCCTTCGTTCTGCCCGACGCCGACGGACGGTGGCAGCTACGGTGGTTCACCCCGGAAGCTGAAGTCCAGCTCTGCGGCCACGCGACCCTGGCGGCCGCCCACGTGCTCTACGAACAGGGGCGCGTTCCAGCCAACGACGTGGTGCTTTTTCAGACAGCCAGTGGTGTCCTCACCTGCGTTCGCCACGCAGATGGCGACATCGAGATGGATTTTCCCGCCATTCCTGTCACGCCCACAGTGGCACCGATGGAGTTGTTTGCCGCCTTGGGCGTGCCGCTGGCCTACGTCGGCGCCAGCGAGTCGAACTATCTCGTCGAAGTCGAGAACGAAGACATCCTGCGCTCCATCCAGCCAGACATGCGCCTGCTGGCGACCCTGCCCAAGTGGGGCACGATTGTCACCTGCCGGGCGACAGCGCAGGATGGACTCCCTGACCACGACTTCGTTTCACGCTTCTTTGCCCCGGCCAAGGGTGTGGGAGAAGACCCGGTGACGGGTTCAGCGCACTGTTCCCTGGCCCCCTACTGGAGCGCCAAGCTCGGCAAAACCCGGCTCATCGGCTTCCAGGCTTCCAGGCGTGGCGGCATCGTCCACGTCGAAGACCGTGGGACACGGGTCAATCTCGGCGGCCGTGCCGTCACCGTGCTTCACGGCAGCTTTCACTTCTAA
- a CDS encoding cytochrome C oxidase subunit IV family protein, giving the protein MGQATQQPATHHANGHSHAHPTISPATYLLVLAALVIGTVVTVWTASMDLGAFNTPVALAIAIGKATLIILYFMHIRYSTWLTRTVVIGSFFFLIVLFGLTFADYLTREKTHEIPSLYSPDPILKQQ; this is encoded by the coding sequence ATGGGACAGGCGACACAACAGCCAGCCACACACCATGCCAACGGGCATAGCCATGCCCATCCCACGATTTCCCCGGCAACCTATCTTCTCGTGCTGGCGGCGCTGGTCATCGGCACGGTGGTTACGGTCTGGACAGCCAGCATGGACCTGGGAGCGTTCAATACGCCGGTGGCGCTGGCGATTGCCATCGGCAAGGCGACGCTCATCATTCTGTATTTCATGCACATCCGGTACAGCACCTGGCTGACGCGAACCGTCGTCATCGGTTCGTTTTTCTTTCTCATCGTGCTGTTCGGACTGACTTTTGCCGACTATCTCACGCGCGAAAAAACGCATGAGATTCCTTCGCTCTACTCACCTGATCCCATACTGAAACAGCAGTAG
- a CDS encoding TonB-dependent receptor, whose protein sequence is MRDVLRLKRLWLLTVALCFGFSGPAWAQAQATTGQIAGVVVDQTGAAIANATITAENPQTGFKQTTTSKANGEYVLVQLPVGSYKLTAEATNFASTTVENATVIVGRTLNVNLTLGVGAVTGEVIEVTASGVSIQTTRSEADAIQNSTAIQNLPINGRRFQDFVTLAPNAQVEPRRQQISLSGQRGIYGANVNVDGMDYNQPFFGGIRGGERSNSAFTIPQESIREFQVVSAGYSAEFGRSTGGTVNAVTKSGTNEFHGTAFYLIRPQEAARTNDFFRAQEAQFVAQGITGKINAAPTQQQFGGSIGGPIVKNKFFFFFAYEQQRLRQTRSTAFPNLALVNPATLTPSQRAVYDFYVSEQGNFEQTNDAWAPLLRLDWQITSKNLLTVRYNFSYNRALNANSNGPQIFPTTNSSLANNGAERNRNNIGVVSLYSTLTPSLFNEFRFQFAREDRPRGSNSSRPTFNSFIGNVGAVSFLPTTQYDTRTQFVNNLTVLAGNHTMKFGFEYSRVFANQLFGFNQFGNYSLIGANTTLAVINGVQVPVVPPGAPPTAQRGRFDVAANYTVQIGNRFTEYTVHQLAFFGQDSWRIRPNFTLNYGLRWEGQYNPTPAANNTNLVNIVRSVQYPIDVPGLRRNPTQIPDVTNQYAPRLGIAWDPFNNGKSVFRANGGIYYATTPLLLFADATNNFRIPPGNLSAQIPFALPAGFNQAAFDASPATAGYRAIMGTGAAPNTVFRQFLLAGINLNNFQLGALPTVTPAQLTQIANVLNQFLPAGATPFSLSAAASPLFIAEDFRNPRSVQANFGYEYQLARGLTVGADFSLINTVYLQRNRQLNLPPPRINPDNIPGDISLRPIFTPPRPNLAIGQLTVRESTARSRYRAMVLRMKFERQWGQFSAFYTLSDNVSDDDNEREAGGSFPANSFDLRAERGYSNIDRRHLFVVNPVIFLPYGFEVSSIVRLQSGFPVDAIVGNIGGGLADVNRDGQLGAGGGGQLDRPYRAPGDPYPRNSFRNRPIYNVDLRLQKRFKITESQNIVISGEFFNLFNLMGLQYSGAAVTSLCNFAGLTGNALIAAQRNCGIPQANVPLNPNFLSLRERNLNSPRLGQLLLNNTLGNSVFQFQVGVRYQF, encoded by the coding sequence ATGCGAGATGTTTTGCGACTGAAGCGGCTCTGGCTGCTTACGGTGGCACTGTGCTTTGGCTTTTCAGGACCAGCCTGGGCCCAGGCACAGGCCACGACTGGACAGATTGCAGGCGTCGTTGTTGACCAAACCGGGGCGGCCATCGCCAATGCAACCATAACCGCTGAAAACCCGCAAACCGGTTTCAAACAAACGACGACCTCCAAAGCCAACGGTGAGTATGTGCTGGTTCAGTTACCGGTCGGGAGCTACAAGCTGACCGCGGAAGCGACCAACTTTGCCTCCACCACTGTTGAAAACGCCACGGTCATCGTCGGGCGGACGCTCAACGTCAACCTGACGCTCGGCGTGGGAGCCGTTACCGGTGAAGTCATCGAGGTGACGGCCAGTGGTGTCAGCATCCAAACCACCCGCAGCGAGGCCGACGCCATCCAGAACTCGACGGCCATTCAAAACCTGCCCATCAACGGGCGGCGCTTCCAGGATTTCGTCACCCTGGCACCCAATGCCCAGGTTGAGCCGCGTCGGCAGCAGATTTCCCTTTCGGGACAGCGCGGGATTTACGGCGCCAACGTCAACGTGGACGGCATGGACTACAACCAGCCGTTCTTCGGTGGCATCCGCGGCGGCGAACGCTCGAATTCCGCCTTCACCATCCCGCAGGAATCCATCCGGGAGTTCCAGGTGGTTTCAGCCGGCTATTCAGCCGAGTTCGGACGCTCCACAGGCGGAACAGTCAATGCCGTCACCAAGAGCGGCACCAATGAATTCCACGGCACGGCGTTTTACCTGATCCGCCCGCAGGAAGCCGCCCGTACCAATGACTTCTTCCGGGCACAGGAAGCCCAGTTTGTCGCGCAGGGCATCACGGGCAAAATCAATGCCGCGCCGACGCAGCAGCAGTTTGGCGGCTCCATTGGCGGCCCCATCGTCAAGAACAAGTTTTTCTTCTTCTTTGCCTACGAGCAGCAGCGGCTGCGCCAGACGCGCAGCACGGCCTTCCCCAACCTGGCGCTGGTCAATCCAGCCACGTTGACGCCTTCACAGCGGGCTGTGTATGACTTCTATGTCAGCGAGCAGGGGAATTTTGAACAAACCAACGATGCCTGGGCCCCACTCCTGCGGTTGGACTGGCAGATCACCAGCAAGAACCTTCTGACGGTGCGTTATAACTTCAGTTATAACCGCGCCCTGAATGCCAACTCCAACGGCCCGCAAATTTTCCCGACAACCAACAGCTCCCTGGCAAACAACGGTGCGGAGCGCAACCGCAACAACATTGGCGTGGTGTCGCTCTACAGCACGCTCACACCGAGCCTGTTCAATGAGTTCCGCTTCCAGTTTGCACGTGAGGACCGCCCACGTGGCTCCAACTCCAGCCGTCCAACATTCAACAGCTTCATTGGTAATGTTGGGGCCGTCTCCTTCCTGCCAACCACGCAGTACGACACGCGGACGCAGTTCGTCAACAACCTGACAGTGCTGGCCGGCAACCACACAATGAAATTCGGCTTTGAGTACAGCCGCGTGTTTGCCAACCAGTTGTTTGGTTTCAACCAGTTTGGCAACTACTCGCTGATCGGGGCTAATACGACCTTGGCCGTTATCAACGGCGTCCAAGTGCCGGTCGTGCCACCTGGCGCGCCGCCGACAGCCCAGCGTGGACGGTTTGACGTCGCCGCCAACTACACGGTGCAGATTGGCAACCGGTTCACCGAATACACTGTCCATCAGTTGGCCTTCTTTGGTCAGGACTCGTGGCGGATTCGCCCCAACTTCACGCTCAACTACGGGCTGCGCTGGGAAGGGCAATACAACCCCACCCCGGCGGCCAACAATACGAACCTCGTCAACATTGTCCGCAGCGTGCAGTATCCGATTGACGTTCCCGGACTGCGGCGCAATCCCACCCAGATTCCAGACGTGACCAACCAGTACGCCCCACGGCTGGGTATTGCGTGGGATCCGTTCAACAACGGGAAGTCGGTTTTCCGCGCCAATGGCGGTATCTACTACGCCACGACGCCACTGCTGCTGTTTGCCGATGCCACCAACAACTTCCGCATTCCGCCGGGTAACCTGTCGGCACAGATTCCCTTTGCCCTGCCAGCCGGATTCAACCAGGCGGCGTTTGACGCCTCGCCAGCAACGGCTGGATACCGGGCCATTATGGGTACGGGCGCGGCACCGAACACGGTGTTCCGGCAGTTCCTGCTGGCTGGCATCAACCTCAACAACTTCCAGCTTGGGGCGCTGCCGACGGTCACACCAGCGCAACTGACCCAGATTGCCAACGTGCTCAACCAGTTCCTCCCGGCTGGTGCTACGCCGTTTTCGCTTTCGGCTGCCGCATCACCACTCTTCATCGCTGAAGACTTCCGCAACCCACGTTCTGTCCAAGCCAACTTTGGGTACGAATACCAACTAGCCCGTGGCTTGACGGTGGGCGCGGACTTCTCACTCATCAACACGGTGTACTTGCAGCGGAACCGGCAGTTGAACCTCCCTCCTCCGCGCATCAACCCGGACAACATTCCAGGCGACATCTCCCTCCGGCCGATCTTTACTCCTCCTCGCCCCAACCTTGCGATTGGTCAGTTGACTGTACGTGAGTCCACGGCCCGCTCACGCTACCGTGCCATGGTGCTACGGATGAAGTTTGAGCGGCAGTGGGGCCAATTCTCGGCCTTCTACACCCTCTCAGACAACGTCTCGGACGATGACAATGAACGCGAAGCCGGCGGCTCGTTTCCGGCCAACTCCTTCGATCTGCGGGCTGAGCGTGGCTATTCCAACATTGACCGGCGACACTTGTTCGTTGTCAACCCGGTCATCTTTCTGCCCTACGGATTTGAAGTGTCAAGCATAGTCCGCTTGCAGTCGGGCTTCCCGGTTGATGCTATCGTGGGCAACATTGGTGGTGGCTTGGCTGATGTCAATCGCGATGGTCAACTTGGTGCTGGTGGCGGTGGGCAGCTTGACCGGCCGTACCGTGCACCCGGCGATCCATACCCGCGCAATTCGTTCCGCAACCGCCCGATTTACAATGTTGACTTGCGCCTGCAAAAGCGTTTCAAGATTACTGAGTCACAAAACATCGTGATTTCGGGCGAATTCTTCAACCTGTTCAACCTCATGGGACTGCAATACAGCGGCGCCGCGGTGACGAGTCTGTGCAACTTTGCCGGATTGACGGGCAATGCCCTGATCGCTGCGCAACGCAACTGTGGTATTCCGCAGGCGAATGTGCCGCTCAACCCGAACTTCCTGTCCCTCCGGGAGCGCAACCTGAACAGCCCGCGGCTTGGGCAGCTTCTGCTCAACAACACGCTGGGGAACTCGGTGTTCCAGTTCCAGGTTGGCGTGCGGTATCAGTTCTAA
- a CDS encoding cytochrome c oxidase subunit I yields the protein MIEENVSLPRIHYLNSHYGWKSWLFTTDHKRIGLLYMVSITLMFFLGGFFALLIRLELLTPQADMFTADTYNKFFTLHGVILIFFFLVPSIPATLGNFLIPLMIGAKDVAFPKLNLLSWYIFVIGSLFTLWVVAVGGIDTGWTFYTPYSTTFANTHVIAATLGVFFTGFSSILTGLNFIVTIHKMRAPGLTWFRLPLFIWSLYATSIIQVLATPVLGITMVLIAAERFAKVGIFDPALGGDPVLFQHMFWFYSHPAVYIMILPSLGVVSELISAFTWKRVFGYKFVAVSSLMIAIFSFIVWGHHMYVSSMSIYAGMLFSILSYLVAVPSAVKVFNWTATLYKGSVSYDTPMLYALGFIGLFTIGGLTGLFLASMGLDRHLHDTYFVIAHFHLIMVGGAVMGYFGGLHYWWPKMFGRMYPEWWGRLSALIVFVGFNLSFFPQFIIGYLGMPRRYHVYAPEFQVLNVMSTAGSSILGVGYLLPLVYFIWSLRYGKVASNPWRAKGLEWETTSPPPPENFLEQPIVTEEAYNYPTRPALPARQTGKLTGGLNPPASPTATATGTGREAEVV from the coding sequence ATGATTGAAGAAAACGTCTCCCTACCGCGCATTCACTATCTGAACTCCCACTACGGGTGGAAATCGTGGCTCTTCACGACCGACCACAAGCGGATTGGTCTGCTCTACATGGTTTCCATCACGCTGATGTTCTTCCTTGGCGGCTTCTTCGCGCTGCTCATCCGGCTCGAACTGCTGACGCCCCAGGCGGACATGTTCACAGCGGATACGTACAACAAGTTCTTCACGCTGCACGGGGTGATTCTCATTTTCTTCTTCCTCGTGCCCTCGATTCCGGCCACCCTGGGGAATTTCCTTATCCCGCTGATGATTGGCGCCAAGGACGTGGCCTTTCCCAAGCTCAACCTGCTGAGCTGGTACATCTTCGTCATCGGCTCGCTGTTTACCCTGTGGGTGGTGGCCGTGGGCGGGATTGATACGGGGTGGACGTTCTATACGCCGTACAGCACGACCTTCGCCAACACGCATGTCATTGCGGCGACGCTGGGCGTGTTCTTCACCGGGTTTTCCTCGATCCTGACCGGTCTCAACTTCATTGTCACGATTCACAAGATGCGCGCGCCGGGACTGACCTGGTTCCGCCTGCCGCTTTTCATCTGGTCACTGTATGCCACGAGCATCATTCAGGTGCTGGCGACGCCGGTGCTGGGCATCACCATGGTGCTCATTGCCGCCGAACGCTTCGCCAAAGTGGGCATCTTTGACCCGGCGCTGGGCGGCGACCCGGTACTGTTCCAGCACATGTTCTGGTTCTATTCCCACCCGGCGGTGTACATCATGATTTTGCCGAGCCTGGGTGTGGTCAGCGAACTGATCTCTGCGTTCACGTGGAAGCGGGTGTTTGGCTACAAGTTCGTGGCCGTCTCCTCGCTGATGATCGCCATCTTCAGCTTCATCGTGTGGGGACACCACATGTATGTCTCCAGCATGTCCATCTATGCCGGCATGCTGTTTTCCATTCTCAGCTATCTGGTGGCCGTGCCTTCGGCAGTCAAGGTCTTCAACTGGACGGCTACGCTGTACAAAGGCTCGGTTTCCTACGATACCCCGATGCTGTATGCCCTGGGCTTCATCGGGCTGTTTACGATTGGCGGTTTGACGGGCCTGTTCCTGGCCTCAATGGGTCTTGACCGGCACCTGCACGACACCTACTTCGTCATTGCCCACTTCCACCTCATCATGGTCGGTGGCGCAGTGATGGGCTACTTCGGCGGTCTGCACTACTGGTGGCCCAAGATGTTCGGGCGGATGTACCCTGAATGGTGGGGGCGCCTGAGCGCGCTTATCGTGTTCGTGGGTTTCAACCTGTCGTTCTTTCCGCAGTTCATCATCGGCTACCTGGGGATGCCGCGCCGCTACCACGTCTATGCGCCGGAGTTCCAGGTGCTGAATGTGATGTCCACCGCCGGATCATCCATTCTGGGTGTGGGCTACCTGTTGCCGCTGGTGTACTTCATCTGGTCGCTGCGCTACGGCAAGGTGGCGTCGAATCCCTGGCGCGCCAAGGGACTGGAATGGGAGACGACTTCACCGCCGCCGCCGGAAAACTTCCTCGAGCAGCCCATCGTCACCGAAGAAGCCTACAACTACCCGACACGTCCGGCGCTGCCTGCCAGGCAGACTGGCAAGCTCACTGGTGGACTGAATCCCCCTGCATCCCCCACGGCAACCGCAACTGGAACTGGAAGGGAGGCCGAAGTTGTCTAA
- the cyoE gene encoding heme o synthase: MPKSLVLASPTPVVALGLRDRLAAYWALTKPRITFEVVLIAAFGFLLGTPGPVDWARFCHAMLGIGLLSGGIAALNQWMEHPADGQMRRTATRPIPSGKVTPFQALLFGLVLTIGAEAYLCPTVNPLTAVLGLATAIGYVWIYTPLKTRTWLSTAIGSFPGAMPPLVGWAAAAGSLSLEAWVLFAIMFFWQFPHFYAIAWMYREDYRRAGIGMLPVIEADGRRTIRQTLITGLVTVGLSLLPFWLGLSGWIYLAGALVLGALFLQSCLTLARTRTNLAAKRVLRASVMYLPMLFLLMTLNRL; this comes from the coding sequence ATGCCGAAATCACTTGTACTTGCCTCTCCGACGCCGGTTGTGGCCCTGGGTCTCCGTGACCGGCTGGCCGCTTACTGGGCCCTGACCAAACCCCGGATTACCTTCGAGGTTGTCCTGATTGCCGCCTTTGGTTTTCTGCTGGGCACGCCGGGGCCGGTGGACTGGGCCCGGTTCTGTCACGCCATGCTTGGCATCGGCCTGCTCTCCGGCGGGATTGCGGCGCTCAATCAGTGGATGGAACACCCGGCTGACGGGCAGATGCGGCGCACGGCGACCCGCCCGATTCCCAGTGGAAAGGTGACACCCTTTCAGGCGCTGCTCTTTGGTCTGGTGCTGACCATTGGCGCTGAAGCCTACCTCTGCCCGACGGTCAATCCGCTGACGGCTGTTCTTGGGTTGGCCACTGCCATCGGCTACGTGTGGATTTACACCCCGCTCAAAACGCGCACCTGGCTTTCGACGGCGATTGGTTCCTTTCCCGGTGCCATGCCGCCGCTGGTCGGGTGGGCGGCGGCTGCCGGTTCACTGTCGCTCGAAGCGTGGGTGCTGTTTGCCATCATGTTTTTCTGGCAGTTCCCGCATTTCTACGCCATTGCCTGGATGTACCGTGAAGACTACCGCCGGGCCGGAATCGGGATGCTGCCGGTGATTGAAGCCGATGGCCGTCGTACCATCCGCCAGACGCTCATCACGGGTCTTGTTACCGTTGGGCTGAGTCTTTTGCCCTTCTGGCTGGGGCTTTCGGGCTGGATATACCTGGCTGGGGCGCTCGTGCTCGGCGCGCTTTTCCTTCAGTCCTGCCTGACGCTGGCCCGCACGCGAACGAACCTGGCTGCCAAACGGGTGTTGCGGGCTTCCGTGATGTATCTTCCCATGTTGTTTCTGCTGATGACGCTCAACCGTCTCTAG
- a CDS encoding cytochrome c oxidase subunit 3 family protein, producing MSNAHSPVAHHFYTIEQQKESATIGMWLFLATEILLFGALFTAYAVYRYKFSEAFMVASSRMDWKMGGLNTLFLIVSSVTMVFAVSSAEKGRRGGLLGFLAATGFFGTLFLVVKYFEYKHHYLDHDIPGLNFQWTGAPELANGAQIFFFLYFFMTGLHALHMVVGLGLLIWIFITAYQGKYSPEYYNPVEMFGLYWHFVDLVWIFLFPLLYLLGAHLPPGGGGHH from the coding sequence TTGTCTAACGCACACAGCCCTGTCGCTCATCACTTCTACACCATCGAGCAGCAGAAGGAATCGGCCACCATTGGGATGTGGCTGTTTCTGGCGACGGAAATCCTGCTGTTCGGTGCCCTGTTTACGGCGTATGCGGTCTATCGTTACAAGTTTTCCGAGGCCTTCATGGTGGCCAGCTCACGCATGGACTGGAAAATGGGCGGTCTCAACACGCTCTTTCTCATCGTGAGCAGCGTGACCATGGTGTTTGCCGTTTCCTCGGCGGAAAAGGGGCGCCGGGGTGGTCTTCTGGGTTTCCTGGCAGCGACCGGCTTCTTTGGGACGCTGTTTCTCGTCGTCAAGTATTTTGAGTACAAGCACCACTACCTCGACCACGACATCCCGGGCCTTAACTTCCAGTGGACCGGAGCCCCCGAACTCGCCAACGGGGCGCAGATATTCTTCTTTCTCTACTTCTTTATGACAGGTCTGCACGCCCTGCACATGGTTGTCGGGTTGGGCCTGCTCATCTGGATTTTCATCACGGCTTATCAGGGCAAGTATTCCCCCGAGTACTACAACCCGGTTGAGATGTTCGGGTTGTACTGGCACTTCGTGGACTTGGTCTGGATTTTCCTTTTCCCCCTGCTCTACCTGCTTGGGGCACACCTGCCGCCGGGCGGTGGCGGACATCACTGA